Proteins from one Cicer arietinum cultivar CDC Frontier isolate Library 1 chromosome 3, Cicar.CDCFrontier_v2.0, whole genome shotgun sequence genomic window:
- the LOC101509488 gene encoding isopentenyl-diphosphate Delta-isomerase I, with protein MRMAQSLIVVTLSRQVFKRTTFFSHSLPPSSSSSLRSPFSFVFFNRKIPLAASLSSQATMGETTLAVDPGMDAVQRRLMFEDECILVDENDRVVGHDSKYNCHLMEKIESENLLHRAFSVFLFNSKYELLLQQRSATKVTFPLVWTNTCCSHPLYRESELIPENALGVRNAAQRKLLDELGIPAQDVPVDQFTPLGRILYKAPSDGKWGEHELDYLLFIVRDVNVNPNPDEVADIKYVNRDQLKELLRKADAGEEGLKLSPWFRLVVDNFLFKWWDHVERGTLGEVIDMKTIHKLK; from the exons ATGAGAATGGCGCAGTCCTTGATCGTCGTGACTCTCAGCCGGCAAGTGTTTAAAAGGACCACATTCTTCTCTCACTCTCTCCctccttcttcatcttcttctctcAGATCTCCTTTTTCTTTCGTTTTTTTCAACCGAAAGATCCCTCTCGCTGCTTCTTTATCTTCTCAAGCTACCATGGGCGAAACTACCCTCGCCGTTGATCCAGGCATGGACGCCGTCCAGCGCCGTCTCATGTTCGAAGACGA ATGCATTTTAGTGGATGAGAATGACCGTGTGGTAGGTCACGACTCTAAATATAACT GTCACTTGATGGAAAAGATTGAATCTGAAAATTTGTTGCATAGAGCTTTCAGTGTATTCCTGTTCAACTCAAAGTATGAGTTGCTTCTTCAG CAACGATCTGCAACAAAGGTAACATTCCCTCTTGTATGGACAAACACCTGCTGCAGCCATCCACTGTACCGAGAATCTGAGCTTATTCCAGAGAATGCCCTTG GAGTAAGAAATGCAGCTCAGAGGAAGCTTTTGGACGAACTTGGTATTCCTGCTCAAGATGTACCAGTTGACCAGTTCACCCCATTGGGTCGCATACTTTACAAGGCACCTTCTGATGGCAAATGGGGAGAGCACGAAC TGGATTATTTGCTGTTTATTGTCCGAGATGTTAACGTTAATCCAAATCCTGATGAAGTGGCTGATATCAAATATGTGAACCGTGATCAGTTGAAGGAGCTGTTAAGGAAAGCAGACGCAGGCGAGGAAGGTTTGAAGCTGTCCCCCTGGTTCAGACTAGTTGTGGACAATTTCTTATTTAAATGGTGGGACCACGTTGAAAGAGGGACTCTTGGCGAGGTCATTGACATGAAGACAATTCACAAGTTGAAATAA
- the LOC101509157 gene encoding putative 4-hydroxy-4-methyl-2-oxoglutarate aldolase 2: MALVTTAEVCDANPQLILSGELRALQPIFQIYGRRQVFAGPIVTLKVFEDNVLVREFLEEKGNGRVLVVDGGASLRCAILGGNPVVQAQNNGWAGIIVNGCIRDVDEINGCDIGVRALASHPMKANKKGMGEKHVPITFAGTRISDGEWLYADTDGILISRTELSV; the protein is encoded by the coding sequence ATGGCCTTGGTCACCACTGCTGAAGTGTGTGATGCAAATCCACAGTTAATTTTGAGTGGGGAGCTTCGTGCCCTTCAGCCAATTTTTCAGATTTACGGTCGAAGACAAGTCTTTGCCGGACCTATAGTTACCTTGAAGGTGTTTGAAGACAATGTCTTGGTTCGGGAGTTTCTTGAAGAGAAAGGCAATGGACGAGTGCTTGTTGTGGATGGTGGTGCCAGTTTGCGCTGTGCTATATTGGGTGGTAACCCTGTAGTGCAAGCACAGAACAATGGTTGGGCAGGTATTATTGTTAATGGATGTATAAGAGATGTTGATGAGATTAATGGTTGTGATATTGGTGTGAGAGCTCTTGCTTCTCATCCTATGAAAGCCAATAAGAAAGGCATGGGAGAAAAGCATGTTCCCATTACTTTTGCTGGGACAAGGATCAGTGATGGAGAATGGCTTTATGCAGACACTGATGGAATTCTTATATCTCGAACAGAGCTTTCTGTTTGA